A single region of the Vicia villosa cultivar HV-30 ecotype Madison, WI linkage group LG4, Vvil1.0, whole genome shotgun sequence genome encodes:
- the LOC131594728 gene encoding protein PARTING DANCERS-like, with product MDTYRRGSTTPSNASFSGTNGVCLMRSSWKEDQHSSFIDFISTFLSANSFRLNFVPIAPDFIFNCGGLSVAFIFVTNWDCNNVAPIFNRVQRLKAQFSRFYAVITLPGKEEMDSFIESYFKFRMVIGKPTFIPVKDLEMGFEKMVKIAHSSGVYKQEGIEEKFKAERKRLVQGMNFYLKVVTSIPGIDNHDANALSQAIGSVQAIAKASKEQILENTDLSTDKAEMVSRFLRDPKFYLSPKIN from the exons GGACAAATGGAGTCTGTTTGATGAGAAGTTCTTGGAAAGAGGATCAACATTCATCCTTCATTGACTTTATCTCCACTTTCCTCTCTGCAAATTCATTTCGCCTTAATTTTGTGCCAATTGCTCCA GACTTTATTTTCAATTGTGGAGGTTTGTCTGTGGCCTTCATTTTTGTGACAAACTGGGATTGCAACAATGTGGCTCCGATCTTCAACAG AGTTCAGCGACTGAAGGCTCAATTTTCACGTTTTTATGCTGTTATCACACTCCCAGGAAAAGAGGAAATGGATTCGTTTATTGAGTCATATTTCAA ATTTAGGATGGTGATTGGCAAGCCTACATTTATACCCGTTAAGGACTTGGAGATGGGGTTTGAAAAGATGGTAAAAATTGCCCATTCTTCTGGAG TATACAAGCAGGAGGGAATTGAAGAAAAATTTAAAGCTGAG AGGAAGCGGTTGGTGCAAGGAATGAACTTTTACCTTAAAGTTGTTACATCAATCCCAGGCATTGACAATCACGATGCAAATGCG CTCAGTCAAGCTATTGGTTCTGTCCAAGCAATTGCCAAGGCATCAAAAGAGCAAATTCTGGAGAACACAGATCTTTCCACTGACAAGGCAGAGATGGTTTCAAGGTTTCTTAGGGATCCAAAGTTTTACTTAAGTCCTAAGATCAACTAA